One stretch of Molothrus aeneus isolate 106 chromosome 2, BPBGC_Maene_1.0, whole genome shotgun sequence DNA includes these proteins:
- the PSMG1 gene encoding proteasome assembly chaperone 1, whose protein sequence is MATFFGEVVVAPSRAGLDEEEEAREETPEDREIRREIEKKREIQVLWSCAEESLVCSRFIVAIGRNAAAFLSSFILDSVCWEVIGVVKLWNEWCRTSSSTNVLPTDSFCLFYRLISDPTVLLCQCSCYVAEDQQFQWLEKVFGSMQKKGLQVTILSTCPVADYKTQESTLTLVSPFLKALKTKEFQEQVCCPLLEQPNIVRDLPAAVLSYCQVWGIPAVLYQCYTDVIKLDTVTIEAFKPLLSSKLLKSLAKDASESTKILKKFLTSSETHNNIYI, encoded by the exons ATGGCGACCTTCTTCGGCGAGGTGGTGGTGGCCCCGTCCCGGGCCGGCctggacgaggaggaggaggcgcgGGAGGAGACGCCCGAGGACCGGGAGATCCGCAGGGAGATCGAGAAGAAAAG GGAGATCCAAGTGCTGTGGAGCTGCGCCGAGGAGTCCCTGGTGTGCTCCAGGTTCATCGTGGCCATCGGGAGGAACGCTGCGG CTTTCCTGTCATCTTTTATCCTGgattctgtgtgctgggaagTGATTGGAGTTGTGAAGCTGTGGAATGAGTGGTGCAGAACTTCCAGCAGCACAAATGTCCTCCCCACAGACTCTTTCTGTTTGTTCTACAGATTGATATCAGACCCCACA GTTTTACTGTGCCAGTGTAGTTGCTATGTGGCTGAGGATCAACAGTTCCAGTGGCTTGAGAAG gttTTTGGCTCTATGCAGAAGAAAGGCTTGCAAGTCACCATCCTTTCCACATGTCCTGTAGCTGATTATAAAACTCAGGAATCCACTCTGACACTTGTATCTCCATTCCTGAAAGCCTTGAAGACCAAAGAATTCCAGGAGCAGGTCTGCTGCccactgctggagcagcccaaCATTGTGAGGGACCTTCCTGCTGCTG TCCTGAGTTACTGCCAGGTGTGGGggatccctgcagtgctgtaCCAGTGCTACACTGATGTCATCAAGCTGGACACAGTCACCATTGAAGCCTTCAAACCTCTGCTCTCTTCCAAACTGCTGAAGAGTTTAGCCAAg gaTGCCTCTGAAAGCACAAAGATTTTGAAGAAGTTCCTGACAAGCAGTGAAACTCACAATAACATCTACATCTGA